One part of the Campylobacter concisus genome encodes these proteins:
- the fliP gene encoding flagellar type III secretion system pore protein FliP (The bacterial flagellar biogenesis protein FliP forms a type III secretion system (T3SS)-type pore required for flagellar assembly.) — protein MLALAVLLCTVFGADPALPTINLSLNSPTNAEQLVNSLNVLLILTALALAPSLIFMMTSFLRLVIVFSFLRQAMGTQQVPPSTVLISLAMVLTFFIMEPVGQRSYNDGIKPYIAEQIGYEEMLDKSLKPFKEFMVKNTREKDLALFFRIRNLQNPANIEEIPLSIAMSAFMISELKTSFEIAFLLYLPFLVIDMVVSSVLMAMGMMMLPPVMISLPFKLLIFVLVDGWNLLIGNLVKSFH, from the coding sequence CTGCTTGCTTTAGCGGTTTTACTTTGCACGGTTTTTGGGGCTGATCCTGCGCTACCAACTATAAATTTAAGTCTAAATTCTCCAACAAATGCCGAGCAGCTTGTAAATTCTCTAAATGTTTTACTAATCCTCACTGCACTTGCACTTGCTCCTTCGCTCATTTTTATGATGACAAGTTTTTTAAGGCTTGTTATCGTATTTTCATTTTTGCGCCAAGCCATGGGTACGCAACAAGTTCCACCTTCAACAGTACTCATCTCGCTTGCGATGGTTCTTACATTTTTTATCATGGAGCCAGTTGGGCAAAGAAGCTATAATGATGGCATAAAGCCTTATATAGCTGAGCAGATAGGCTATGAGGAGATGCTTGATAAGAGCTTAAAGCCATTTAAAGAATTTATGGTAAAAAATACAAGAGAAAAAGACCTTGCGCTTTTCTTTAGGATTAGAAATTTACAAAATCCAGCAAATATTGAAGAGATACCGCTAAGTATCGCAATGTCAGCTTTTATGATAAGTGAGCTAAAGACATCTTTTGAGATAGCGTTTTTGCTCTATTTGCCATTTCTTGTCATCGACATGGTCGTAAGCTCAGTGCTAATGGCTATGGGTATGATGATGCTTCCTCCTGTCATGATCTCACTACCATTTAAACTGCTCATATTCGTGCTTGTTGATGGCTGGAATTTACTAATAGGAAATCTTGTAAAAAGCTTTCACTAA
- a CDS encoding flagellar motor protein MotB, protein MGKLIKPEECPKCMPEWLAAFGDLMSLLLCFFVLLLSMATMDAKKMEAAVGSLAGALSVLEGGARPENQIEKETDPENTRAKKISKQKGSQSELNMNVKKINELLAASGAPEITMEESEDGFIIRLPAAMLFDKDSAEISGEDAKLFLKRIGMIVAKMPNDVKADIIGHTDNIEPSKDSAYKNNWQLSTARALSVVEELINDGVPQNRIIASGKASFDPIASNSTEDGRAKNNRVEIHFISLEPKNKEATKKSILDMRN, encoded by the coding sequence ATGGGTAAGTTAATAAAACCAGAAGAGTGTCCAAAATGTATGCCTGAGTGGTTAGCTGCTTTTGGCGACCTCATGTCACTTTTGCTTTGTTTTTTCGTTTTATTGCTTTCTATGGCGACAATGGATGCTAAAAAGATGGAGGCTGCCGTTGGCTCACTAGCTGGTGCTTTAAGTGTGCTTGAAGGTGGCGCTAGACCTGAAAATCAGATAGAAAAAGAGACAGATCCAGAAAATACTCGTGCAAAAAAGATAAGCAAGCAAAAGGGCTCACAAAGTGAGCTAAATATGAACGTTAAAAAGATAAATGAGCTACTAGCTGCTAGTGGGGCACCTGAGATCACTATGGAAGAGAGCGAAGATGGCTTTATCATAAGGCTTCCAGCAGCTATGCTTTTTGATAAAGATAGTGCTGAAATTTCTGGTGAAGATGCGAAGCTATTTTTAAAACGAATAGGCATGATTGTGGCAAAAATGCCTAATGATGTAAAAGCCGATATTATCGGCCATACAGATAATATAGAACCAAGCAAAGACTCAGCTTATAAAAATAACTGGCAGCTCTCAACTGCAAGGGCTTTAAGTGTGGTTGAAGAGCTAATTAACGATGGTGTACCACAAAATAGAATAATAGCTTCTGGCAAAGCTTCGTTTGATCCGATCGCTAGCAACAGCACAGAAGATGGCAGAGCTAAGAATAATAGAGTAGAAATTCACTTCATATCGCTTGAGCCAAAAAATAAAGAGGCTACTAAGAAAAGTATCCTTGATATGAGGAATTAG
- a CDS encoding motility protein A, with protein MDLGTVVGWVLTLVLLFGSMAIGVGIGPYIDIPSVMIVFGGTIGVMMVGFKMETLKGIGKFYGIAVKPSVVVNLPETIKKIVDYSTKARRDGILSLESEVNNETNQFLKRGLSMAVDGNEPDAIRALLEIDIDQTSTRHSNNIKIFEQVGGFAGAMGMIGTLIGLVAMLLNMSDPSAIGPSMAVALLTTLYGAMIGNIIGAPVANILSIRDADEALEKQVVLEGIMSIQAGDNPRTLEAKLLAFLPPKDRKSQFE; from the coding sequence ATGGATTTAGGAACCGTCGTCGGCTGGGTTTTGACCCTGGTGCTTTTGTTTGGATCAATGGCGATAGGCGTTGGTATAGGACCATACATCGATATTCCTTCTGTGATGATCGTTTTTGGTGGTACTATCGGCGTTATGATGGTTGGCTTCAAGATGGAGACGCTTAAAGGAATTGGTAAATTTTATGGTATTGCTGTTAAGCCATCAGTCGTAGTAAATTTACCTGAGACTATAAAAAAAATAGTTGATTATTCAACTAAAGCTAGACGTGATGGTATCTTATCGCTCGAAAGCGAAGTAAATAATGAGACAAATCAGTTTTTAAAAAGAGGCCTCTCAATGGCGGTCGATGGCAATGAGCCAGATGCGATAAGAGCGCTTTTGGAGATCGATATCGATCAAACTAGTACAAGACATTCAAATAATATTAAAATTTTTGAGCAAGTTGGCGGTTTTGCGGGTGCTATGGGTATGATCGGTACGCTCATTGGTCTTGTTGCGATGCTTCTTAACATGTCAGATCCTAGTGCGATCGGTCCATCAATGGCGGTTGCCTTGCTTACGACGCTTTATGGTGCGATGATAGGTAACATCATAGGTGCGCCTGTGGCAAACATCCTCTCTATTCGCGATGCTGATGAAGCACTTGAAAAACAAGTCGTACTTGAGGGAATCATGTCGATACAAGCAGGTGATAATCCAAGAACGCTTGAAGCTAAACTCTTAGCATTTTTACCACCAAAAGATAGAAAAAGTCAGTTTGAATAA